From the Kogia breviceps isolate mKogBre1 chromosome 3, mKogBre1 haplotype 1, whole genome shotgun sequence genome, one window contains:
- the LOC131752922 gene encoding E3 ubiquitin-protein ligase MARCHF2-like: protein MRKRDCSGSPAFSMVLEVKSLSPPQYTQVTSRGVACSSQPASRPWTRQEMGPSTDLPRRSEGGELAVSAGCTGPLGPVHESCPERWLSSSTTSYWSSATRCLWRRSGPAPHRWFEGPRALHKGADALLRPSPLPALHGASYFRLHLRLQGRSSRLTLVLFTASDAAYSL, encoded by the coding sequence ATGAGGAAGAGGGACTGCTCTGGCAGCCCTGCTTTTTCCATGGTACTGGAGGTCAAGAGTCTCAGTCCACCCCAGTACACGCAGGTGACTTCAAGGGGGGTGGCCTGCTCCTCGCAACCGGCATCGAGGCCTTGGACGCGCCAAGAGATGGGCCCTTCTACGGATCTGCCGAGACGGAGCGAAGGGGGAGAGCTTGCGGTTTCCGCAGGCTGCACCGGCCCACTGGGCCCAGTACACGAGAGCTGTCCAGAAAGGTGGCTCTCCTCGTCCACCACCAGCTACTGGAGCTCTGCCACACGGTGCTTGTGGCGGAGAAGTGGCCCAGCCCCTCACAGATGGTTTGAAGGCCCCAGGGCCTTGCACAAAGGAGCAGACGCTCTGCTGCGACCAAGCCCGCTTCCAGCTCTTCATGGCGCGAGCTACTTCCGGCTCCACCTCCGCCTCCAGGGCAGGAGCTCACGCCTCACCCTGGTCCTCTTCACGGCTTCTGACGCCGCTTACAGCCTCTGA